A single window of Pseudomonas lijiangensis DNA harbors:
- the rpoC gene encoding DNA-directed RNA polymerase subunit beta', with protein sequence MKDLLNLLKNQGQVEEFDAIRIGLASPEMIRSWSFGEVKKPETINYRTFKPERDGLFCAKIFGPVKDYECLCGKYKRLKHRGVICEKCGVEVALAKVRRERMAHIELASPVAHIWFLKSLPSRIGLLMDMTLRDIERVLYFESYVVIDPGMTTLEKGQLLNDEQYFEALEEFGDDFDARMGAEAVRELLHAIDLEHEIGRLREEIPQTNSETKIKKLSKRLKLMEAFQGSGNLPEWMVLTVLPVLPPDLRPLVPLDGGRFATSDLNDLYRRVINRNNRLKRLLDLSAPDIIVRNEKRMLQEAVDALLDNGRRGRAITGSNKRPLKSLADMIKGKQGRFRQNLLGKRVDYSGRSVITVGPTLRLHQCGLPKKMALELFKPFIFGKLEMRGLATTIKAAKKMVERELPEVWDVLAEVIREHPVLLNRAPTLHRLGIQAFEPVLIEGKAIQLHPLVCAAYNADFDGDQMAVHVPLTLEAQLEARALMMSTNNILSPANGEPIIVPSQDVVLGLYYMTREAINAKGEGRVFADLQEVDRVFRAGEAALHAKVKVRIHETINDRDGGSVKNTRIVDTTVGRALLFQVVPAGLSYDVVNQPMKKKAISKLINQCYRVVGLKETVIFADQLMYTGFAYSTISGVSIGVNDFVIPDEKARIIDAATEEVKEIESQYASGLVTQGEKYNKVIDLWSKANDEVSKAMMSNLSKEKVVDRHGETVDQESFNSMYMMADSGARGSAAQIRQLAGMRGLMAKPDGSIIETPITANFREGLSVLQYFISTHGARKGLADTALKTANSGYLTRRLVDVAQDLVVTEVDCGTEHGLLMTPHIEGGDVVEPLGERVLGRVIARDVFKPGTEDVIVPAGTLVDEKWVEFIELNSIDEVIVRSPISCETRYGICAKCYGRDLARGHQVNIGEAVGVIAAQSIGEPGTQLTMRTFHIGGAASRTSAADSVQVKNGGTVRLHNLKHVERVDGHLVAVSRSGELAIADDFGRERERYKLPYGAVISVKEGDKVDAGSIVAKWDPHTHPIVTEMKGTVTYVGMEEGITIKRQTDELTGMTNIEVLDAKDRPAAGKDIRPAVKMVGLDGKDLLLPGTDVPAQYFLPANALVGVADGAQIAIGDVIARIPQETSKTRDITGGLPRVADLFEARRPKEASILAEVSGTIAFGKETKGKRRLVITPNDGSDPYEELIPKWRHLNVFEGEQVNRGEVISDGPSDPHDILRLLGVSALAKYIVNEIQDVYRLQGVKINDKHIETILRQMLRKVEIAESGDSSFIKGDQMELTHVLVENERLSAEDKFVSKFTRVLLGITKASLSTESFISAASFQETTRVLTEAAVTGKRDYLRGLKENVVVGRLIPAGTGLAYHSERKRRRDIDKPLRVSASEVEAALTEALNSSGN encoded by the coding sequence TTGAAAGACCTACTGAATTTGCTGAAAAACCAGGGTCAAGTCGAAGAGTTTGACGCGATCCGTATCGGGTTGGCGTCGCCTGAGATGATCCGCTCGTGGTCGTTCGGTGAAGTTAAAAAGCCGGAAACCATCAACTACCGTACGTTCAAGCCTGAGCGTGACGGCCTGTTCTGCGCCAAGATCTTTGGCCCGGTCAAGGATTACGAGTGCTTGTGCGGTAAGTACAAGCGCCTGAAGCATCGTGGTGTGATCTGCGAGAAGTGCGGCGTTGAAGTTGCACTGGCAAAAGTTCGTCGTGAGCGTATGGCCCACATCGAACTGGCTTCGCCGGTTGCCCACATCTGGTTCCTGAAGTCCCTGCCGTCTCGTATCGGCCTGCTGATGGACATGACCCTGCGTGATATCGAGCGCGTTCTCTATTTCGAGAGCTATGTCGTTATCGATCCAGGCATGACCACTCTTGAGAAAGGTCAGCTGCTGAACGACGAGCAGTACTTCGAAGCGCTGGAAGAGTTCGGTGATGATTTCGATGCCCGCATGGGTGCCGAAGCCGTCCGTGAACTGCTGCACGCTATCGATCTGGAGCACGAGATTGGCCGTCTGCGTGAAGAGATTCCGCAAACCAACTCCGAAACCAAGATCAAGAAGCTGTCCAAGCGTCTGAAACTGATGGAAGCCTTCCAGGGCTCGGGCAACCTGCCTGAGTGGATGGTCCTGACCGTTCTGCCGGTTCTGCCGCCAGATCTGCGTCCTCTGGTTCCGCTGGATGGCGGTCGTTTCGCGACTTCCGACCTCAACGATCTGTATCGTCGAGTGATCAATCGTAACAACCGTTTGAAGCGCCTGCTGGATCTGTCTGCTCCGGACATCATCGTGCGCAACGAAAAGCGTATGTTGCAGGAAGCTGTCGATGCCCTGCTCGACAACGGTCGTCGTGGCCGCGCTATCACCGGTTCCAACAAGCGTCCTCTGAAATCCCTGGCCGACATGATCAAGGGTAAGCAAGGTCGTTTCCGTCAGAACTTGCTCGGTAAGCGTGTTGACTACTCCGGTCGTTCGGTAATTACCGTGGGTCCGACCCTGCGTCTGCACCAGTGCGGTCTGCCGAAGAAGATGGCTCTCGAGCTGTTCAAACCGTTCATTTTCGGCAAGCTGGAAATGCGTGGCCTGGCCACGACCATCAAAGCTGCCAAGAAAATGGTCGAGCGCGAGCTGCCAGAGGTCTGGGACGTTCTTGCTGAAGTGATTCGCGAACACCCGGTCCTGCTCAACCGTGCACCGACGCTTCACCGTCTGGGTATCCAGGCGTTCGAGCCGGTTCTGATCGAAGGCAAGGCAATCCAGCTTCACCCTCTGGTCTGTGCGGCATACAACGCCGACTTCGACGGTGACCAGATGGCCGTTCACGTACCGCTGACGCTGGAAGCCCAGCTCGAAGCGCGTGCGCTGATGATGTCGACCAACAACATCCTTTCGCCAGCGAACGGTGAGCCAATCATCGTTCCTTCGCAGGACGTTGTACTGGGTCTGTACTACATGACTCGTGAAGCGATCAACGCCAAGGGCGAAGGTCGTGTGTTTGCGGATCTGCAGGAAGTCGACCGCGTATTCCGCGCCGGCGAAGCAGCTCTGCACGCCAAGGTCAAAGTCCGTATCCATGAAACGATCAATGATCGTGATGGCGGCAGCGTCAAGAACACCCGTATCGTCGACACCACTGTCGGCCGTGCGCTGCTGTTCCAGGTGGTTCCGGCCGGCCTGTCCTATGACGTCGTCAACCAGCCGATGAAGAAAAAGGCGATCTCCAAGCTGATCAACCAGTGCTACCGCGTGGTTGGTCTGAAAGAGACCGTCATTTTCGCTGACCAGCTGATGTATACCGGTTTTGCCTATTCGACCATTTCGGGTGTTTCGATCGGTGTTAACGACTTCGTTATCCCGGATGAAAAAGCTCGCATCATCGATGCTGCTACCGAAGAAGTTAAGGAAATCGAAAGTCAGTACGCCTCGGGCCTGGTAACTCAGGGCGAGAAGTACAACAAGGTGATCGACCTTTGGTCCAAGGCCAACGATGAAGTCTCCAAGGCGATGATGTCGAACCTCTCGAAAGAGAAGGTTGTCGACCGTCACGGTGAGACTGTTGACCAGGAATCGTTCAACTCGATGTACATGATGGCTGACTCCGGTGCCCGGGGTTCTGCTGCTCAGATTCGTCAGCTGGCCGGTATGCGTGGTCTGATGGCCAAGCCGGACGGCTCGATCATCGAGACGCCGATCACTGCGAACTTCCGTGAAGGCCTGAGCGTACTTCAGTACTTCATCTCGACTCACGGTGCTCGTAAAGGTCTTGCGGATACCGCGTTGAAAACCGCTAACTCCGGTTACCTGACCCGTCGTCTGGTGGACGTTGCACAGGATCTGGTCGTTACCGAAGTTGACTGCGGTACCGAGCATGGCCTGCTGATGACTCCGCACATTGAAGGCGGTGACGTTGTAGAGCCTCTGGGTGAGCGCGTTCTGGGTCGAGTTATCGCCCGTGACGTATTCAAGCCAGGCACCGAAGACGTTATCGTGCCTGCTGGCACGCTGGTAGACGAGAAGTGGGTCGAGTTCATCGAGCTGAACAGCATCGACGAAGTGATCGTTCGCTCGCCAATCAGCTGTGAAACCCGCTACGGCATCTGCGCCAAGTGCTACGGTCGCGACCTGGCTCGTGGTCATCAGGTCAACATCGGTGAAGCTGTCGGCGTTATCGCTGCCCAGTCGATCGGTGAGCCTGGTACCCAGCTGACAATGCGTACGTTCCACATCGGTGGTGCTGCAAGCCGTACTTCGGCTGCCGACAGCGTCCAGGTCAAGAACGGCGGTACTGTTCGCCTGCACAACCTGAAACACGTTGAGCGAGTGGATGGCCACCTGGTAGCCGTGTCCCGTTCCGGTGAGCTGGCTATCGCTGATGACTTCGGTCGTGAGCGTGAGCGTTACAAGCTGCCTTACGGTGCAGTGATTTCGGTGAAGGAAGGCGACAAGGTCGACGCTGGTTCGATCGTGGCCAAGTGGGATCCGCATACCCACCCGATCGTTACCGAAATGAAAGGTACCGTGACCTACGTGGGCATGGAAGAAGGCATCACGATCAAGCGTCAGACAGACGAATTGACCGGTATGACCAACATTGAAGTTCTTGATGCCAAGGACCGTCCAGCTGCCGGTAAGGACATTCGTCCTGCCGTCAAGATGGTGGGTCTGGATGGCAAGGATCTGCTGCTGCCAGGTACTGACGTGCCGGCTCAGTACTTCCTGCCAGCAAACGCCCTTGTTGGCGTGGCGGACGGTGCGCAGATCGCGATCGGTGATGTTATCGCTCGTATCCCGCAAGAAACTTCGAAAACCCGTGACATCACCGGTGGTCTGCCGCGTGTTGCCGACCTGTTCGAAGCTCGTCGTCCGAAAGAGGCGTCGATTCTTGCTGAAGTCAGCGGCACCATCGCGTTCGGTAAAGAGACCAAAGGCAAGCGCCGTCTGGTCATCACTCCGAACGACGGTAGCGATCCGTACGAAGAGCTGATCCCGAAATGGCGTCACCTGAACGTGTTCGAAGGTGAGCAGGTCAACCGTGGTGAAGTTATTTCCGACGGTCCTAGCGATCCGCACGACATCCTGCGTCTGCTGGGTGTAAGTGCTCTCGCCAAGTACATCGTCAACGAGATCCAGGACGTTTATCGTCTGCAGGGCGTGAAGATCAACGACAAGCACATCGAGACCATCCTGCGTCAGATGCTGCGTAAAGTTGAAATTGCCGAATCCGGCGATTCCAGTTTCATCAAGGGCGACCAGATGGAGCTGACTCACGTTCTCGTAGAGAACGAGCGTCTGAGCGCGGAAGACAAGTTTGTCTCCAAGTTCACTCGTGTATTGCTGGGTATCACCAAAGCTTCCCTGTCCACCGAGTCGTTCATCTCCGCGGCCTCCTTCCAGGAGACAACCCGCGTACTGACCGAAGCGGCAGTGACCGGCAAGCGTGACTACCTGCGCGGCCTGAAGGAAAACGTAGTCGTGGGTCGTCTGATCCCGGCTGGTACCGGTCTGGCATACCACAGCG
- the rpoB gene encoding DNA-directed RNA polymerase subunit beta produces MAYSYTEKKRIRKDFSKLPDVMDVPYLLAIQLDSYREFLQAGATKDQFRDVGLHAAFKSVFPIISYSGNAALEYVGYRLGEPAFDVKECVLRGVTYAVPLRVKVRLIIFDKESSNKAIKDIKEQEVYMGEIPLMTENGTFVINGTERVIVSQLHRSPGVFFDHDRGKTHSSGKLLYSARIIPYRGSWLDFEFDPKDCVFVRIDRRRKLPASVLLRALGYTTEQVLDAFYTTNVFHVRGENLSLELVPQRLRGEIAVLDIQDGNGKVIVEQGRRITARHINQLEKAGIKELEVPLDYVLGRTTAKVIVHPATGEIIAECNTELNTEILAKIAKAQVVRIETLYTNDIDCGPFISDTLKIDSTGNQLEALVEIYRMMRPGEPPTKDAAETLFNNLFFSPERYDLSAVGRMKFNRRIGRTEIEGSGVLCKEDIVAVLKTLVDIRNGKGIVDDIDHLGNRRVRCVGEMAENQFRVGLVRVERAVKERLSMAESEGLMPQDLINAKPVAAAVKEFFGSSQLSQFMDQNNPLSEITHKRRVSALGPGGLTRERAGFEVRDVHPTHYGRVCPIETPEGPNIGLINSLAAYARTNQYGFLESPYRVVKEGLVTDEIVFLSAIEEADHVIAQASAAMNDKNELIDELVAVRHLNEFTVKAPADVTLMDVSPKQVVSVAASLIPFLEHDDANRALMGSNMQRQAVPTLRADKPLVGTGMERNVARDSGVCVVARRGGVIDSVDASRIVVRVADDEVETGEAGVDIYNLTKYTRSNQNTCINQRPLVSKGDRVQRSDIMADGPSTDMGELALGQNMRIAFMAWNGFNFEDSICLSERVVQEDRFTTIHIQELTCVARDTKLGPEEITADIPNVGEAALNKLDEAGIVYVGAEVGAGDILVGKVTPKGETQLTPEEKLLRAIFGEKASDVKDTSLRVPTGTKGTVIDVQVFTRDGVERDARALSIEKSQLDEIRKDLNEEFRIVEGATFERLRAALVGRVVEGGAGLKKGQEITDEVLDGLEHGQWFKLRMAEDALNEQLEKAQAYIVDRRRLLDDKFEDKKRKLQQGDDLAPGVLKIVKVYLAIRRRIQPGDKMAGRHGNKGVVSVIMPVEDMPHDANGTPVDIVLNPLGVPSRMNVGQILETHLGLAAKGLGEKINRMLEEQRKVAELRKFLNEIYNEIGGRQESLDDLSDKEVQDLAKNLRNGVPMATPVFDGAKEREIKAMLKLADMPESGQMQLFDGRTGNKFERAVTVGYMYMLKLNHLVDDKMHARSTGSYSLVTQQPLGGKAQFGGQRFGEMEVWALEAYGAAYTLQEMLTVKSDDVNGRTKMYKNIVDGDHRMEPGMPESFNVLIKEIRSLGIDIDLETE; encoded by the coding sequence ATGGCTTACTCATATACTGAGAAAAAACGTATCCGCAAGGACTTTAGCAAGTTGCCGGACGTAATGGATGTGCCGTATCTACTGGCCATCCAGCTGGATTCGTATCGCGAATTCCTGCAGGCGGGAGCGACCAAAGATCAGTTCCGCGACGTCGGTCTGCATGCAGCCTTCAAATCCGTTTTCCCGATCATCAGCTACTCCGGCAATGCTGCGCTGGAGTATGTAGGTTATCGCTTGGGCGAACCGGCATTTGATGTCAAAGAGTGCGTGCTGCGCGGTGTGACTTACGCTGTACCTCTGCGAGTCAAGGTCCGTCTGATCATCTTCGACAAAGAGTCGTCGAACAAAGCGATCAAGGACATCAAAGAGCAAGAAGTCTACATGGGTGAAATCCCCCTGATGACTGAAAACGGTACCTTCGTTATCAACGGTACCGAGCGTGTAATCGTGTCCCAGCTTCACCGTTCGCCAGGCGTATTCTTCGACCACGATCGTGGCAAGACGCATAGCTCCGGCAAGCTGCTGTACTCCGCTCGCATCATTCCTTACCGTGGCTCGTGGCTGGACTTCGAGTTCGATCCGAAAGACTGCGTATTCGTCCGTATCGACCGTCGTCGCAAGCTGCCTGCTTCCGTACTGCTGCGCGCTCTGGGTTACACGACCGAGCAAGTGCTTGATGCGTTTTATACCACCAACGTTTTCCATGTTCGCGGTGAAAACCTGAGCCTGGAACTGGTGCCTCAGCGCCTGCGTGGTGAAATTGCGGTCCTCGATATCCAGGATGGCAACGGCAAGGTTATTGTCGAGCAAGGTCGCCGTATTACCGCTCGCCACATCAATCAGCTGGAAAAAGCCGGGATCAAAGAGCTGGAAGTGCCGCTGGACTACGTCCTGGGCCGCACTACCGCCAAGGTCATCGTGCATCCTGCGACTGGTGAAATCATCGCTGAATGCAACACCGAGCTGAACACTGAAATCCTGGCAAAAATCGCCAAGGCTCAGGTCGTTCGGATCGAGACTCTGTACACCAACGACATCGATTGCGGTCCGTTCATCTCCGACACATTGAAGATCGATTCCACCGGCAACCAACTGGAAGCCCTGGTCGAAATCTATCGCATGATGCGTCCTGGTGAGCCACCGACCAAAGATGCCGCTGAAACACTGTTCAACAACCTGTTCTTCAGCCCAGAGCGCTATGACCTGTCTGCTGTAGGCCGCATGAAGTTCAACCGTCGTATCGGTCGCACCGAGATCGAAGGTTCGGGCGTCCTGTGCAAGGAAGACATCGTTGCCGTTCTGAAGACTCTCGTCGATATCCGTAACGGTAAAGGCATTGTCGATGACATCGATCACCTGGGTAACCGTCGTGTTCGTTGCGTTGGCGAAATGGCCGAGAACCAGTTCCGTGTCGGTCTGGTCCGCGTAGAGCGTGCTGTAAAAGAACGTCTGTCCATGGCAGAAAGCGAAGGCCTGATGCCTCAGGACCTGATCAACGCCAAGCCTGTCGCTGCGGCAGTCAAGGAGTTCTTCGGTTCCAGCCAGCTTTCCCAGTTCATGGACCAGAACAACCCGCTGTCCGAGATTACCCACAAGCGCCGTGTTTCTGCACTCGGCCCTGGTGGTCTGACTCGTGAGCGCGCCGGCTTTGAAGTTCGTGACGTACACCCGACTCACTACGGTCGTGTATGCCCGATTGAAACGCCGGAAGGTCCGAACATCGGCCTGATCAACTCCCTGGCGGCCTACGCCCGTACCAACCAGTATGGTTTCCTCGAGAGCCCGTACCGCGTTGTGAAAGAAGGCCTGGTAACCGACGAAATCGTTTTCCTTTCGGCAATCGAAGAAGCGGACCACGTCATTGCACAGGCTTCGGCCGCAATGAACGACAAGAATGAGCTGATCGACGAGCTGGTAGCCGTTCGTCACCTGAACGAATTTACCGTCAAGGCGCCTGCCGACGTAACCCTGATGGACGTTTCGCCCAAGCAGGTAGTTTCGGTCGCAGCTTCCCTGATTCCGTTCCTCGAGCACGACGACGCCAACCGTGCGTTGATGGGTTCGAACATGCAGCGTCAGGCTGTACCAACCCTGCGTGCCGACAAGCCGCTGGTAGGTACTGGCATGGAGCGTAACGTTGCCCGTGACTCCGGCGTTTGCGTCGTGGCTCGTCGTGGCGGCGTGATCGACTCGGTCGATGCAAGCCGTATCGTTGTGCGCGTTGCCGATGACGAAGTTGAAACGGGCGAGGCGGGTGTAGATATCTACAACCTGACCAAGTACACCCGTTCGAACCAGAACACCTGCATCAACCAGCGTCCGCTGGTGAGCAAGGGTGATCGCGTTCAGCGCAGCGACATCATGGCCGACGGTCCGTCCACCGACATGGGTGAGCTGGCTCTGGGTCAGAACATGCGCATCGCGTTCATGGCCTGGAACGGTTTCAACTTCGAAGACTCCATCTGTCTGTCCGAGCGTGTGGTTCAGGAAGATCGTTTCACCACGATCCATATCCAGGAACTCACTTGCGTTGCTCGTGACACCAAGCTTGGCCCAGAGGAAATCACTGCTGACATCCCTAACGTGGGTGAAGCGGCTCTGAACAAACTGGACGAAGCCGGTATCGTTTATGTGGGTGCCGAAGTGGGCGCCGGCGACATCCTGGTTGGCAAGGTCACCCCTAAAGGTGAAACCCAGCTGACTCCGGAAGAAAAACTGCTGCGCGCCATCTTCGGTGAAAAAGCCAGCGACGTTAAAGACACTTCCCTGCGTGTACCTACCGGTACCAAGGGTACTGTCATCGACGTTCAGGTCTTCACCCGTGATGGTGTAGAGCGTGATGCTCGTGCACTTTCCATCGAGAAGTCGCAACTCGACGAGATCCGCAAGGACCTGAACGAAGAGTTCCGTATCGTCGAAGGCGCTACTTTCGAGCGTCTGCGTGCTGCTCTGGTTGGTCGCGTAGTTGAAGGCGGTGCTGGCCTGAAGAAAGGTCAGGAAATCACCGATGAAGTTCTGGACGGTCTTGAACATGGTCAGTGGTTCAAACTGCGCATGGCTGAAGATGCTCTGAACGAGCAGCTCGAAAAGGCACAGGCTTACATCGTTGATCGTCGTCGTCTGCTCGATGACAAGTTTGAAGACAAGAAGCGCAAGCTGCAGCAGGGTGATGACCTTGCTCCAGGCGTTCTGAAAATCGTCAAGGTCTACCTGGCAATCCGTCGTCGCATCCAGCCGGGCGACAAGATGGCCGGTCGCCACGGTAACAAGGGTGTGGTCTCCGTGATCATGCCGGTTGAAGACATGCCACACGATGCCAATGGCACGCCTGTGGACATCGTACTCAACCCGCTGGGCGTACCTTCGCGTATGAACGTTGGTCAGATTCTCGAAACTCACCTGGGCCTCGCGGCCAAAGGTCTGGGCGAGAAGATCAATCGCATGCTCGAAGAACAGCGTAAAGTTGCCGAACTGCGCAAGTTCCTCAACGAGATCTACAACGAAATCGGCGGTCGCCAGGAAAGCCTGGATGATCTGTCCGACAAGGAAGTTCAAGACCTCGCGAAGAACCTTCGCAATGGCGTGCCTATGGCTACTCCGGTTTTCGACGGTGCCAAAGAGCGTGAAATCAAGGCAATGCTCAAACTGGCAGACATGCCGGAAAGCGGCCAGATGCAACTGTTTGACGGTCGTACCGGCAACAAGTTTGAGCGCGCTGTAACTGTTGGCTACATGTACATGCTGAAGCTGAACCACTTGGTGGACGACAAGATGCACGCGCGTTCCACTGGTTCTTACAGCCTGGTTACCCAGCAGCCGCTGGGTGGTAAGGCGCAGTTCGGTGGTCAGCGTTTCGGGGAGATGGAAGTGTGGGCGCTGGAAGCATACGGCGCGGCGTACACTCTGCAAGAAATGCTCACAGTGAAGTCGGACGATGTGAACGGTCGTACCAAGATGTACAAAAACATCGTGGACGGCGATCACCGTATGGAGCCGGGCATGCCCGAGTCCTTCAACGTGTTGATCAAAGAAATCCGTTCGCTCGGTATCGATATCGATCTGGAAACCGAATAA
- the rplL gene encoding 50S ribosomal protein L7/L12, with amino-acid sequence MSISQDDILNAVAEMSVLQVVELIKAFEEKFGVSAAAASAGPAVAAAVVEEQTEFNVMLTEAGEKKVNVIKAVRELTGLGLKEAKAVVDGAPAMVLEAVAKDAAEKAKAALEEAGAKVELK; translated from the coding sequence ATGTCTATCTCTCAAGACGATATCCTCAACGCAGTAGCCGAGATGTCCGTTCTGCAAGTCGTTGAGCTGATCAAGGCTTTCGAAGAAAAATTCGGCGTAAGCGCTGCCGCTGCTTCTGCTGGCCCAGCTGTTGCTGCTGCTGTTGTTGAAGAGCAAACCGAATTCAACGTCATGCTGACCGAAGCTGGCGAGAAGAAAGTTAACGTCATTAAAGCAGTTCGTGAACTGACCGGTCTGGGCCTGAAAGAAGCCAAGGCAGTCGTTGACGGCGCTCCAGCAATGGTTCTGGAAGCAGTAGCTAAAGACGCTGCTGAAAAAGCCAAAGCTGCTCTGGAAGAAGCAGGCGCCAAAGTCGAGCTGAAATAA
- the rplJ gene encoding 50S ribosomal protein L10, with translation MAIKLEDKKAIVAEVNEAAKVALSAVVADARGVTVGAMTGLRKEAREAGVYVRVVRNTLLKRAVEGTEYSVLNDAFTGPTLIAFSNEHPGAAARLFKEFAKGQDKFEIKAAAFEGKFLAANQIDVLATLPTRDEAISQLMSVIQGATSKLARTLAAVREQKEAAAA, from the coding sequence GTGGCAATTAAACTCGAAGACAAGAAGGCCATCGTCGCTGAAGTCAACGAGGCTGCCAAAGTTGCTCTGTCCGCTGTCGTGGCTGATGCCCGTGGCGTTACAGTAGGCGCAATGACCGGACTCCGTAAAGAGGCTCGTGAAGCTGGCGTATACGTGCGTGTAGTGCGTAACACCCTGCTCAAGCGCGCTGTTGAAGGTACTGAATACAGTGTCCTCAATGACGCGTTCACAGGCCCGACCTTGATCGCCTTCTCCAATGAGCATCCAGGCGCTGCTGCGCGTTTGTTCAAAGAGTTTGCGAAAGGTCAGGACAAGTTCGAGATCAAGGCAGCTGCGTTCGAGGGCAAGTTCCTCGCAGCTAATCAGATCGACGTACTGGCAACCTTGCCGACCCGTGACGAAGCAATTTCCCAGCTGATGAGCGTGATTCAAGGCGCTACCAGCAAATTGGCTCGTACTCTGGCGGCTGTTCGCGAGCAGAAGGAAGCTGCTGCAGCCTAA
- the rplA gene encoding 50S ribosomal protein L1, with the protein MAKLTKRQKAIASKLEAGKAYNFVDAAALLTELSTVKFSESVDVAVNLGVDPRKSDQVVRSATVLPHGTGKTVRVAVFTQGPAAEAALAAGADRVGMDDLAAEMKAGDLNYDVVIASPDAMRVVGQLGQVLGPRGLMPNPKVGTVTPDVANAVKNAKAGQVRYRTDKNGIIHTSVGKVGFDAVKLKENVEALIADLKRIKPASSKGIYVKRVTLSTTMGPGLVIDQGSLDA; encoded by the coding sequence ATGGCTAAGTTGACCAAACGTCAAAAGGCAATCGCTAGCAAGCTTGAAGCTGGCAAAGCCTACAACTTCGTAGACGCTGCTGCTCTGCTGACCGAGCTGTCTACCGTCAAGTTCAGCGAGTCCGTAGACGTTGCTGTTAACCTGGGCGTCGATCCTCGTAAATCCGACCAGGTTGTTCGTAGCGCAACTGTTCTGCCGCACGGTACCGGTAAAACCGTACGTGTTGCTGTCTTCACCCAAGGCCCGGCTGCTGAAGCTGCTCTGGCTGCCGGTGCTGATCGCGTTGGTATGGACGATCTGGCTGCCGAAATGAAAGCTGGCGACCTGAACTACGACGTAGTTATCGCTTCTCCTGATGCGATGCGTGTTGTTGGTCAGTTGGGTCAGGTTCTGGGTCCACGCGGCCTGATGCCTAACCCTAAAGTCGGTACCGTTACTCCTGACGTCGCTAACGCCGTCAAGAACGCGAAGGCTGGTCAGGTTCGTTATCGCACCGACAAAAACGGCATCATCCACACTTCCGTTGGCAAGGTCGGTTTCGACGCAGTCAAGCTGAAGGAAAACGTTGAAGCCCTGATCGCTGACCTCAAGCGCATCAAGCCTGCTTCTTCGAAAGGTATCTACGTCAAGCGCGTTACCCTGAGCACCACCATGGGCCCGGGCCTGGTCATCGACCAAGGTTCCCTGGACGCGTAA
- the rplK gene encoding 50S ribosomal protein L11: protein MAKKITAYIKLQVKAAQANPSPPVGPALGQHGVNIMEFCKAFNARTQGLEPGLPTPVIITVYSDRSFTFETKSTPASVLLKKAAGLTSGSARPNTVKVGTVTRAQLEDIAKAKSADLTAADLEAAVRTIAGSARSMGLNVEGV from the coding sequence ATGGCCAAGAAGATAACCGCATACATCAAGCTGCAAGTGAAAGCCGCTCAGGCTAACCCGAGCCCGCCAGTTGGTCCTGCTCTGGGTCAGCACGGTGTGAACATCATGGAATTCTGTAAAGCATTCAACGCCCGTACTCAGGGTCTTGAGCCAGGCTTGCCGACTCCAGTGATCATCACTGTATACAGCGACCGTAGCTTCACTTTTGAAACAAAAAGTACTCCTGCCTCTGTTCTGCTGAAGAAAGCTGCAGGCTTGACCAGCGGCTCGGCTCGCCCGAACACCGTTAAAGTTGGCACCGTGACTCGTGCTCAGCTGGAAGACATCGCTAAAGCAAAAAGCGCTGATCTGACTGCTGCAGACCTGGAAGCGGCCGTGCGTACTATCGCCGGTTCCGCTCGTAGCATGGGCCTTAACGTGGAGGGTGTGTAA
- the nusG gene encoding transcription termination/antitermination protein NusG, whose translation MAKRWYVVHAYSGYEKHVMRSLIERVKLAGMEDGFGEILVPTEEVVEMRNGQKRKSERKFFPGYVLVQMEMNEGTWHLVKDTPRVMGFIGGTADKPAPITDKEAEAILRRVADGSDKPKPKTLFEPGEVVRVTDGPFADFNGTVEEVNYEKSRIQVAVLIFGRSTPVELEFSQVEKA comes from the coding sequence GTGGCTAAGCGTTGGTACGTAGTGCATGCTTACTCGGGTTACGAGAAGCATGTAATGCGCTCGTTGATCGAGCGTGTGAAGCTGGCAGGCATGGAAGATGGCTTCGGCGAAATTCTGGTTCCCACTGAAGAAGTGGTTGAAATGCGTAATGGCCAGAAGCGCAAAAGCGAGCGTAAATTCTTCCCTGGTTACGTGCTTGTACAGATGGAAATGAATGAGGGTACTTGGCACTTGGTCAAGGATACTCCTCGCGTCATGGGCTTTATCGGCGGTACTGCTGATAAGCCAGCTCCAATCACCGACAAAGAAGCAGAAGCAATTTTGCGTCGCGTTGCTGATGGTAGCGATAAGCCGAAGCCAAAAACACTGTTCGAGCCAGGTGAAGTTGTTCGTGTCACCGATGGTCCGTTCGCTGATTTTAATGGCACGGTCGAAGAAGTTAACTACGAAAAGAGCCGTATCCAAGTGGCGGTGCTCATTTTCGGACGTTCTACTCCGGTAGAGCTGGAGTTCAGTCAGGTCGAAAAGGCATAA